From Shewanella yunxiaonensis, the proteins below share one genomic window:
- the mrcB gene encoding penicillin-binding protein 1B: MTTAKNNRKPTNKKPAKKAAASGNSSFWGGFWSVGWKLALVTTAVLAVYCIYLDQIIARKFEGQKWYLPAQIFSRSMALYPGAPVSHGQFIDELKLLGYRKVANPRQIGEFSASSSRVELWRRPFLHPEGQQPAQQVMVSFDVNGVASVERLSDHRQLAVFHLEPVLLDRIVTGDGEDRLFVPTKEIPETVVEGLILTEDRSFYEHYGINPLAIVRAAMVNLSAGRTVQGGSTLTQQLAKNFFLSSERSLIRKIREALMAVIIDARYSKQEILEAYLNEVYMGQDHNRAIHGMGLASQFYFGRPIGELTVAQQALLVAEIKGPSYYNPWRYPQRAQERRDLVLRLMMEGNKINVDQYKVAVSSPLGLRNAARPVHQKLPAFFARVKQELRDRYGDALLKQSGIKVYTTLDPLAQEAAEKAVSATLKSLDSKNSGLQAGMVVTERYTYGIAAMVGDRNPGYDGYDRAEEIRRPIGSLVKPFVYATALAQGTKYNLFTPLKDEPITLKNEQGQTWSPKNDDRQFSGQVPLLTALTNSMNVPTVNLGMAIGLDAIATTLRQSGWSESVPAYPSMLLGAVNGSPLMVAQIYQTLANNGHYRQLNAVTAVLDKDNQPLQVSYLPQSEAIDPAVNYLVQYALTQVVQSGTAAKLGAAFPGVTLAGKTGTSNDQRDSWFAGFDERNVAAIWVGRDDNGKTGLYGSSGAMAIYRNFLNERAPLSLRLPPVNGVVQGYFDRDTGIARQRDCRAVVAAPALADSYHPADNCGDSSPWWKRMFGG; encoded by the coding sequence ATGACAACTGCGAAAAATAACCGAAAGCCCACTAACAAAAAGCCCGCCAAAAAGGCGGCTGCCAGCGGTAACTCTAGCTTTTGGGGCGGATTTTGGTCCGTAGGCTGGAAACTAGCATTGGTCACTACCGCGGTGCTGGCGGTTTATTGTATCTACCTGGATCAGATCATCGCCCGCAAATTTGAAGGGCAGAAATGGTATCTGCCGGCGCAGATTTTCAGCCGTTCGATGGCGTTATACCCCGGTGCGCCGGTCAGTCACGGACAGTTCATCGATGAACTGAAACTGCTGGGTTATCGTAAAGTGGCAAATCCCAGGCAGATCGGCGAGTTTTCAGCGTCATCCAGCCGCGTGGAATTGTGGCGTCGACCGTTTTTACACCCTGAAGGTCAGCAACCGGCACAGCAGGTGATGGTGAGCTTCGATGTTAATGGGGTGGCGTCAGTTGAGCGCCTGAGCGATCATCGGCAATTGGCGGTGTTTCATCTGGAGCCGGTATTACTCGATCGGATTGTGACCGGTGATGGCGAAGATCGGTTGTTTGTCCCGACGAAGGAGATCCCTGAAACCGTGGTGGAAGGCTTGATCCTGACCGAAGATCGCAGTTTTTACGAACACTATGGCATTAATCCGCTGGCAATTGTGCGGGCGGCGATGGTGAACCTCAGCGCCGGGCGCACCGTGCAGGGGGGCTCAACGTTGACCCAGCAGTTGGCCAAGAATTTCTTTCTTTCCAGTGAACGCTCGCTGATCCGCAAGATCCGTGAAGCCCTGATGGCCGTGATCATTGATGCGCGCTACAGCAAACAGGAAATCCTCGAAGCCTATCTGAATGAAGTTTACATGGGGCAGGACCATAACCGGGCAATTCACGGCATGGGGTTGGCCTCCCAATTTTATTTTGGCCGACCGATCGGCGAGCTGACCGTCGCACAACAGGCGCTATTAGTGGCAGAGATTAAAGGTCCGTCTTATTACAACCCTTGGCGTTATCCGCAGCGGGCTCAGGAACGGCGCGATCTGGTGCTGCGACTGATGATGGAAGGCAACAAAATTAATGTGGATCAATACAAGGTGGCAGTGTCATCCCCGCTGGGGCTACGTAATGCGGCGCGGCCTGTGCATCAGAAACTGCCGGCCTTTTTTGCACGAGTAAAGCAGGAGCTGCGTGACCGTTACGGTGATGCATTACTGAAGCAGTCCGGGATTAAGGTATATACCACGCTCGATCCGTTAGCGCAGGAAGCTGCTGAAAAAGCGGTGAGTGCGACCCTCAAATCTCTCGATAGTAAAAACAGTGGCCTACAGGCGGGTATGGTGGTAACTGAACGTTACACCTATGGCATAGCCGCGATGGTGGGGGACCGTAATCCTGGTTATGACGGTTATGATCGGGCGGAAGAGATCCGTCGTCCAATCGGTTCATTGGTGAAACCGTTTGTCTATGCTACCGCACTGGCGCAGGGCACAAAATATAACCTGTTTACCCCGTTAAAAGATGAACCCATTACCCTGAAAAACGAACAGGGGCAGACCTGGTCACCCAAAAATGATGATCGACAATTTAGCGGACAAGTGCCGTTACTGACAGCGCTGACCAACTCAATGAACGTGCCGACGGTGAACCTCGGGATGGCAATAGGTCTGGATGCCATCGCAACGACGCTGCGGCAATCGGGGTGGAGTGAGTCAGTGCCTGCTTATCCATCAATGTTGTTGGGTGCCGTCAACGGTTCTCCGTTAATGGTGGCGCAGATTTATCAGACATTGGCGAACAATGGTCATTATCGGCAGTTAAATGCGGTTACCGCAGTGCTAGATAAAGACAATCAGCCTTTACAAGTCAGTTACTTACCCCAGAGCGAAGCAATTGACCCCGCGGTGAATTATCTGGTGCAGTATGCCTTAACCCAAGTTGTCCAGTCCGGCACGGCTGCTAAACTCGGTGCGGCATTCCCGGGGGTGACGCTCGCAGGTAAAACCGGCACCAGTAACGACCAACGTGATTCCTGGTTTGCTGGATTTGATGAACGTAACGTGGCCGCAATCTGGGTTGGCCGTGACGACAATGGTAAAACCGGGCTTTATGGCAGCAGCGGTGCGATGGCGATCTATCGTAATTTCCTGAATGAGCGTGCGCCACTGTCGCTGCGGTTACCGCCGGTAAACGGTGTGGTGCAAGGATATTTTGATCGCGATACCGGGATTGCTAGGCAACGGGATTGCCGCGCCGTGGTGGCGGCACCAGCATTGGCTGACAGTTATCATCCGGCAGATAATTGCGGTGATTCTTCACCGTGGTGGAAACGTATGTTCGGTGGCTGA
- a CDS encoding DsbA family protein, producing MLKPILAAVVISVASLSAQAADFIEGKHYTQVADKGSATPKVSEFFSFYCPHCYHMSQKYLPFIKANLKPGVTFESKHVDFMNSALGTEVMKSLAVMEQLGLESQLLPEMFKAIQGPTPGEQFKSTVNSRDDIKAVFAKAGVDAAKYDATADSSAVNDTIKLWRQQQNDFRIDSVPTFIVNDKYMINLSEMHSIKDLVDIINYLATEKDKEKSGGSVGWLFLAFAGLAAITRRRV from the coding sequence TTGCTCAAGCCCATTCTGGCCGCCGTGGTAATTTCCGTGGCATCCCTCTCCGCTCAGGCAGCGGATTTTATTGAAGGCAAACATTACACTCAAGTTGCCGATAAAGGCAGTGCCACCCCCAAGGTAAGTGAATTTTTCTCCTTTTACTGCCCTCACTGCTACCACATGTCGCAAAAATATTTGCCATTCATTAAAGCTAACCTTAAGCCCGGCGTTACCTTTGAAAGTAAGCATGTCGATTTTATGAATAGTGCACTCGGGACTGAGGTGATGAAATCGTTGGCGGTGATGGAACAACTGGGACTGGAAAGTCAGTTATTACCTGAAATGTTTAAAGCCATCCAAGGACCTACACCTGGCGAGCAATTCAAATCAACCGTTAACAGCCGTGACGATATTAAAGCGGTATTTGCCAAAGCCGGTGTTGATGCAGCTAAATACGATGCAACCGCTGACAGCAGCGCAGTGAATGACACTATCAAGTTATGGCGTCAGCAGCAGAACGATTTTCGTATCGACAGTGTGCCGACCTTTATCGTTAATGATAAATACATGATCAACCTTTCAGAAATGCACAGCATTAAGGATCTGGTCGACATCATCAATTACCTGGCAACTGAAAAAGATAAAGAAAAATCAGGTGGTAGTGTCGGCTGGCTGTTTCTAGCCTTTGCCGGATTAGCTGCCATCACTCGTCGCCGGGTGTAG
- a CDS encoding DNA-J related domain-containing protein → MLLAKPAITQTDDALGMSRHQEDNPLIWPLMSLLRTSVQSWKIHHLAAELQQRGLLSQLDENPEKDLFKRNFLLMNALYELQDMLLPQQWLQVQSMEIKLFRLVPADAKLLQLHDQSLRDYYQDWRNYDTCANVVKEMLASFWHSYQQYIGAVPERLAYLEALQIMDLNRDASERDIRRQWRKLALRWHPDRPDGDAAKFREVCEAWQVLRGN, encoded by the coding sequence ATGCTGTTAGCCAAGCCCGCTATCACCCAAACTGATGATGCTCTGGGCATGTCTCGCCATCAAGAGGACAACCCGTTGATTTGGCCTTTGATGAGTTTGCTTCGAACGTCAGTGCAGAGCTGGAAAATACATCATCTCGCCGCGGAATTACAGCAACGTGGGTTACTGAGCCAACTGGATGAAAATCCGGAAAAGGATCTGTTCAAACGCAATTTCCTGCTGATGAATGCCCTGTATGAATTGCAGGACATGCTGCTGCCACAACAGTGGCTACAAGTGCAGTCAATGGAGATAAAACTGTTTCGTCTCGTACCTGCAGATGCCAAATTGTTGCAGTTACACGATCAGTCGCTGCGCGATTACTATCAGGATTGGCGCAATTACGACACTTGTGCCAACGTCGTCAAAGAAATGCTCGCCTCATTCTGGCACTCTTATCAACAATACATCGGTGCAGTACCTGAACGCTTGGCTTACCTTGAAGCATTGCAGATAATGGATCTCAACCGCGATGCCAGCGAACGAGATATTCGTCGGCAGTGGCGTAAATTGGCGCTACGTTGGCATCCAGACCGCCCGGACGGTGATGCGGCCAAGTTCCGGGAAGTTTGCGAAGCATGGCAGGTGTTGCGAGGTAACTAA
- the nfsB gene encoding oxygen-insensitive NAD(P)H nitroreductase: MTDLATIVKRRYTSKALDPTKKIPEEKIDQLKTLLQYAPSSVNSQPWHFVIAATAEGKAKIAEATANYAFNTPKILNASHVVVLCTRNYISDEYLEHLVAQEQLDGRIPDDAAKQALQNGRKFFVNMHRYEAKDLQHWMEKQTYLALGTLLMGASVLEIGATPIEGFDATTLNSVLGLRDKGFTASVVVALGYSDATDFNAKLPKSRLPQSETIDEI, translated from the coding sequence ATGACTGATTTAGCAACTATTGTTAAGCGTCGCTACACCAGCAAGGCGCTGGATCCGACTAAAAAGATCCCCGAAGAAAAAATTGATCAGCTAAAAACCCTGTTGCAGTATGCGCCGTCATCGGTGAACTCTCAGCCATGGCATTTTGTCATCGCCGCAACAGCTGAAGGCAAAGCAAAAATTGCCGAAGCTACCGCCAACTATGCGTTTAATACACCGAAGATCCTCAACGCATCACATGTTGTAGTGTTATGCACCCGCAACTATATCTCTGATGAATATTTAGAGCACCTCGTTGCGCAGGAACAACTCGATGGCCGAATTCCTGACGATGCCGCCAAACAGGCACTACAAAATGGACGCAAGTTCTTCGTTAATATGCATCGTTATGAAGCAAAAGATCTGCAACATTGGATGGAGAAACAAACCTATCTGGCATTAGGGACCTTATTGATGGGTGCCAGTGTGCTGGAGATTGGGGCGACGCCCATTGAAGGTTTTGACGCTACCACCTTGAATAGTGTGTTGGGGTTACGAGACAAGGGCTTTACCGCCAGTGTTGTCGTTGCGCTGGGGTACAGTGACGCTACTGATTTCAATGCCAAGCTGCCCAAATCACGCCTGCCACAAAGCGAAACCATCGACGAAATTTAA
- a CDS encoding phosphoribosyltransferase, producing MIEKRYITAQELLEDSFRLAAQVYDSGFRPQFIVGIWRGGAPIGIAVQEYFDFKKVDTDHIAVRTSSYYGIGNDKQSKEIKVHGLHYIMENANADDRLLIVDDVFDSGRSVFALKEKLSQMMRLNMPRDIRIACPYYKPKNTMVPMKPDYYIHSSDEWLVFPHEVSGLTPEELSEGKSDLHNIRELFL from the coding sequence ATGATCGAAAAACGCTATATCACCGCACAGGAATTGTTGGAAGATTCTTTCCGTCTTGCGGCTCAGGTATATGACAGTGGTTTCCGCCCGCAGTTTATCGTCGGGATCTGGCGTGGCGGCGCTCCCATTGGTATCGCGGTTCAGGAATATTTTGATTTTAAAAAGGTTGATACTGACCATATCGCAGTACGTACGTCATCTTACTATGGCATTGGTAACGACAAGCAGAGCAAAGAGATCAAAGTGCATGGTTTGCATTACATTATGGAGAATGCTAATGCCGATGATCGTCTGCTCATTGTGGATGACGTGTTTGACTCCGGTCGTAGCGTCTTTGCACTGAAAGAGAAGCTGTCGCAGATGATGCGATTAAATATGCCGCGGGATATCCGTATTGCTTGCCCTTATTACAAGCCTAAAAACACCATGGTACCGATGAAGCCGGATTACTATATCCATTCCTCCGATGAGTGGCTGGTATTCCCGCATGAAGTCTCTGGTTTGACACCGGAAGAACTCAGCGAAGGCAAAAGTGACCTGCACAATATTCGCGAACTGTTTTTATAA
- the pepN gene encoding aminopeptidase N, with protein sequence MKSLTRIKQFGLIALATAALGACSTSNTEVTSRDNAPYLTQAQAMARSARVSNVSYDLNFQLDGSDSFANQETVYFTLRDTNSPLTIDLNRANIQRLEINGHVLYPNYNGIYLSLNPKLLQTGDNQIKVSFTRKHSTNGEGLHRFVDPVDGRVYLYSHFEPAAAQQMFAVFDQPDIKATYKLTVRAPADWQVISATREDSINNDGDFRVWHFPVSPKLSAYNFSLHAGPYHMWQDDKSGPYPMRLFARQSVAAQVAPEEWFRYTAAGLKFFENYFGVPYPFKKYDQVLVPDFLYGAMENAGAITFAEGHFLHKAKMTAEQKQSLAGVILHEMAHQWFGDLVTMKWWNGLWLNESFASFMGTLATANATEFDYAWRSFYAKGKQSAYEKDSRVTTHPIEVPVPTTGNAFDNIDAITYSKGASVLKQLRQLLGEEVFRKGVSDYLKTYAWHNATLDDFIGSLAKAAHRDLHQWTQDWLYTAGVNTLEASYQCSNGTISSFSLVQTPAATGQTVLREQKVQVALLRKGHHELELMKTVPVIYQGANTQIPALIGERCPDLVYPNYDDWGFVKVKLDERSFATAQSQLANVSDPLLRSMLWQSLWDSVKSGALPLNDYLDTVFVNLPKEKDYTLIGQILSTLYSSKNWLEQMAPLHVDYRDKAIRALAQMSLRLTMETEGNNDLQRRWFNAYIDFARDSESLAHLQELLQGTSKLEGVTLDQDTRWRIVRQLNRYDYPGSKMLLQQEAQRDHSDTGIKAAIAATVIRPEADIKREWLARIQNESGEAYPKLRIAMANMYPAEQQLLNAATAEERLQTLSQMDKTKGPVFMRTYAPTMIPMACNNGSVDRLQQVVSDNPQLSVITMRTLMELLQEEQRCVVISEKITR encoded by the coding sequence GTGAAATCGCTTACGCGGATTAAGCAATTTGGCCTTATAGCACTGGCAACTGCGGCCCTCGGAGCCTGTAGCACCAGCAATACCGAAGTTACCTCACGGGATAACGCCCCCTACCTGACGCAGGCACAAGCGATGGCGCGTTCTGCCAGAGTTTCCAATGTCAGCTATGACCTGAATTTCCAACTGGATGGCAGCGACAGCTTTGCCAATCAGGAGACGGTATATTTCACCCTGAGAGATACTAATAGCCCACTGACCATCGATCTGAACCGAGCCAATATTCAGCGCTTAGAAATCAATGGTCATGTGTTGTATCCCAATTACAACGGTATCTATCTGAGTCTTAATCCCAAGCTGTTACAGACCGGTGATAACCAGATCAAAGTCAGCTTCACGCGCAAGCATTCTACCAACGGTGAAGGCTTACATCGTTTTGTCGATCCCGTCGATGGCAGAGTCTATCTGTATTCCCATTTTGAACCCGCCGCGGCGCAGCAGATGTTTGCCGTATTTGATCAGCCGGATATCAAGGCCACTTACAAACTGACCGTACGTGCTCCGGCAGACTGGCAGGTGATCAGCGCCACCCGTGAAGACAGCATCAACAATGATGGTGATTTCCGCGTCTGGCATTTTCCGGTCAGCCCTAAATTAAGTGCCTACAATTTCTCGCTACATGCTGGTCCTTACCATATGTGGCAGGATGATAAGAGCGGCCCATATCCAATGCGATTGTTTGCTCGCCAGTCGGTTGCAGCGCAGGTTGCCCCTGAAGAATGGTTCCGTTACACCGCCGCTGGTCTGAAGTTTTTTGAGAATTACTTTGGCGTGCCTTACCCATTTAAGAAATATGACCAAGTGTTGGTGCCAGATTTTCTCTATGGCGCGATGGAAAATGCGGGCGCGATAACCTTCGCCGAAGGTCATTTCCTGCATAAAGCCAAAATGACCGCAGAACAGAAGCAGTCGCTCGCCGGTGTGATCCTCCATGAAATGGCACATCAGTGGTTCGGCGATCTGGTCACCATGAAATGGTGGAACGGTCTATGGCTGAATGAAAGCTTTGCCTCTTTTATGGGCACGCTTGCCACCGCTAACGCCACTGAATTTGATTATGCTTGGCGCAGTTTTTATGCCAAAGGCAAACAAAGTGCCTACGAGAAAGACAGCCGGGTGACGACTCATCCGATTGAAGTACCGGTGCCAACTACCGGCAACGCATTTGATAACATCGATGCCATCACCTACTCCAAAGGAGCATCGGTATTAAAACAGCTACGGCAGTTACTCGGTGAAGAAGTGTTCCGTAAAGGCGTCAGTGACTACCTGAAAACTTACGCCTGGCACAACGCCACACTGGATGATTTTATCGGCAGTCTGGCCAAAGCAGCGCATCGCGATCTTCACCAATGGACCCAAGATTGGCTTTATACCGCTGGCGTTAACACACTCGAAGCCAGTTACCAGTGTAGCAATGGCACCATTAGCAGCTTTAGCTTAGTGCAAACACCTGCTGCAACTGGGCAAACCGTACTGAGAGAACAAAAGGTTCAGGTGGCGTTACTACGCAAGGGCCATCATGAACTGGAACTGATGAAAACCGTCCCGGTGATTTACCAAGGCGCTAACACCCAGATACCAGCACTGATAGGCGAGCGATGTCCGGATCTGGTTTACCCCAACTATGATGACTGGGGATTTGTCAAAGTGAAGCTGGATGAGCGCTCCTTTGCCACCGCCCAGAGCCAACTGGCAAACGTCAGTGATCCGTTGTTGCGTTCCATGCTATGGCAAAGTCTGTGGGATAGCGTTAAAAGTGGCGCCCTCCCCTTGAACGACTACCTTGATACCGTGTTTGTTAATCTGCCCAAAGAGAAAGACTACACGTTGATCGGTCAGATCCTCAGCACCCTGTATAGCAGTAAAAACTGGCTGGAACAGATGGCACCACTGCATGTCGATTACCGCGACAAGGCCATCAGAGCACTGGCTCAGATGAGCCTGCGATTGACCATGGAAACCGAGGGAAATAACGATCTGCAACGGCGCTGGTTTAATGCCTATATCGATTTTGCTCGTGACAGTGAATCACTGGCGCATCTGCAAGAGTTGTTACAAGGCACCAGCAAATTAGAGGGCGTTACCCTGGATCAAGATACTCGCTGGCGGATTGTGCGGCAGTTGAACCGTTACGACTATCCTGGCAGCAAAATGTTATTGCAACAGGAAGCACAGCGAGATCACAGCGATACTGGTATCAAAGCAGCGATTGCGGCTACCGTGATCCGCCCTGAAGCTGATATCAAACGTGAATGGCTGGCGCGCATTCAAAACGAAAGTGGCGAAGCCTATCCAAAACTGCGTATTGCCATGGCGAACATGTATCCGGCTGAGCAGCAATTGCTGAATGCCGCAACCGCCGAAGAGCGACTGCAAACGCTCAGTCAAATGGATAAAACCAAAGGACCAGTGTTTATGCGAACTTATGCACCAACAATGATCCCAATGGCGTGTAACAATGGTTCGGTCGATCGGTTGCAGCAAGTAGTGAGTGATAATCCGCAGCTGTCAGTGATTACGATGCGTACCTTGATGGAGCTGTTGCAGGAAGAACAACGTTGTGTGGTGATCTCTGAGAAAATCACCCGTTAG
- the lpoB gene encoding penicillin-binding protein activator LpoB yields MKHFKLLMLMAMTIGLTACQSKVEYGDATEVETVNENFGSTDLQAITDKMVDSMMTFPSVVALTANNRPIIFVDSVKNKTSEHIDTESVTDSISNKLLRSGKFRFIDMTKVDAVRKQLDYQNNAGMVDPSTAIKFGRQIGAQYMLYGNLSSIVKQDGSTKDVYYKMTMRLMDLETGLIEWSDEKEIRKTRSKSFLGL; encoded by the coding sequence ATGAAACACTTTAAGTTGCTTATGCTGATGGCGATGACCATTGGGCTCACCGCTTGTCAATCCAAGGTGGAATACGGTGATGCCACCGAGGTGGAAACCGTAAACGAGAATTTCGGTTCCACTGATTTACAAGCGATTACCGATAAAATGGTAGACAGCATGATGACGTTTCCGTCAGTGGTAGCGTTAACCGCTAACAACCGCCCCATCATTTTTGTCGATTCCGTTAAGAACAAAACCTCCGAACATATCGACACCGAGTCTGTGACGGACTCCATTAGCAACAAACTGCTGCGCTCCGGTAAATTCCGCTTCATTGATATGACCAAAGTGGATGCCGTGCGCAAACAGCTGGATTATCAGAACAATGCCGGGATGGTAGATCCCTCTACCGCTATCAAGTTTGGGCGGCAGATCGGAGCGCAATATATGCTCTATGGCAACCTTTCTAGCATAGTGAAACAGGATGGCAGCACTAAAGATGTTTATTACAAAATGACCATGCGCCTGATGGATCTGGAAACTGGTCTGATCGAATGGTCTGATGAAAAAGAGATCCGCAAAACCCGGAGCAAGTCGTTCTTGGGCCTGTAA
- a CDS encoding COG3014 family protein codes for MCLLLLLQGCAYNSVLIAYPAQLASAKTALNSADPKSAVDKLAGGIQSRDGLLYAEEAGRAAQIIGDFTASKQYFQSAVSAYEKFDDQAVVSLSDVSAKGSSFLVNDNVIPYRGAGYERILLHQYQALNYLFSGDATGALVEVRRSNELQQLEQQRYEASSKTVQQMDNGTVSAEMDRLSQASGNLTSSFLSAYSYYVTGLLHELLGEANDAFIDYRKAAQLAPENTYVQQDLVRLAKALQMPQYEEFRQRWGEAPLPQANQGKVIFIVEQGFVPYKDSFGVPFTINGNWQTIALPTYKGSYIAPGGDTIDGLSQPLVTEPIVNIGALAITDLKEQLPWLLTRQVARVYAKSEMARNAEGSSGQTLGSVLMQVYNVVTEQADRRSWLTLPAQAQIAQRYVDAGNYQINLLHGNAEIEVQQGKTTLVWVIDTGNITRFYTRLI; via the coding sequence ATGTGCCTGTTACTGCTGTTACAGGGCTGCGCTTACAATAGTGTGTTAATTGCGTATCCCGCTCAGCTCGCCAGTGCCAAGACTGCACTAAACAGTGCTGACCCCAAATCCGCAGTTGATAAGCTCGCCGGAGGGATACAAAGTCGTGACGGGCTGCTCTACGCTGAAGAAGCTGGCAGAGCAGCGCAGATCATCGGGGACTTCACCGCCAGTAAGCAGTACTTTCAATCAGCTGTCAGCGCCTACGAAAAATTTGACGATCAGGCGGTTGTCAGTCTGTCAGATGTCAGTGCTAAGGGCAGCAGTTTTCTGGTCAATGACAACGTCATTCCCTATCGTGGTGCAGGTTATGAGCGGATCCTGCTGCACCAGTATCAGGCGCTCAATTATCTGTTCAGCGGTGATGCTACGGGCGCATTGGTCGAAGTCCGACGCAGTAATGAATTACAACAGCTGGAACAACAGCGTTATGAAGCGTCCAGTAAAACAGTGCAGCAGATGGACAATGGTACCGTCAGTGCCGAAATGGACAGACTGTCACAAGCCTCAGGCAACCTTACCAGCTCGTTTCTTAGTGCCTATAGCTACTACGTCACTGGGCTGTTGCATGAATTGCTCGGTGAGGCTAACGATGCGTTTATCGATTACCGCAAAGCCGCACAGCTCGCACCAGAAAATACCTATGTACAACAAGATTTAGTACGCTTAGCCAAAGCATTACAGATGCCACAATATGAGGAATTTCGGCAACGCTGGGGCGAAGCGCCACTGCCGCAAGCCAATCAGGGCAAAGTCATATTTATTGTCGAACAGGGGTTTGTGCCCTATAAAGACAGTTTTGGCGTACCGTTTACCATTAATGGCAACTGGCAGACCATAGCATTGCCCACCTATAAGGGCAGCTATATTGCGCCCGGCGGCGATACAATTGATGGACTCAGCCAGCCACTGGTAACTGAGCCGATCGTGAATATCGGTGCGCTGGCGATTACTGATTTGAAAGAGCAATTGCCCTGGTTACTGACCCGGCAAGTCGCACGGGTTTATGCCAAATCCGAGATGGCACGTAACGCAGAAGGTAGTAGCGGACAGACTCTCGGAAGTGTGCTGATGCAGGTGTATAACGTGGTCACTGAACAAGCGGATCGCCGCAGCTGGCTGACCTTACCGGCACAGGCGCAAATCGCTCAACGTTATGTCGATGCAGGAAATTATCAGATTAATTTGTTGCATGGTAATGCCGAAATTGAAGTACAACAGGGTAAAACCACCCTTGTTTGGGTAATAGACACTGGCAATATAACGCGCTTTTATACTAGATTGATTTGA
- the def gene encoding peptide deformylase, with product MLTIMTHGQPVLAQTAAPVTVFDEPLKTLADEMLQTMKAANGVGIAAPQVNRSLQLFIMASNPNPRYPDAPVMPPQVVANPQILHWSDEMQSGDEGCLSLPGERCNILRHQAIEVRYQDLTGEWCQEQLTGFVARIFQHEYDHLKGITLRERLALQQEAQS from the coding sequence ATGCTGACAATCATGACTCACGGACAGCCGGTATTAGCACAAACAGCTGCGCCGGTAACAGTGTTTGATGAACCGTTGAAAACCCTTGCTGATGAAATGCTGCAAACGATGAAAGCCGCCAATGGCGTTGGCATTGCCGCACCGCAGGTGAACCGCAGCTTGCAACTGTTTATCATGGCGTCCAATCCCAATCCCCGCTATCCCGATGCGCCGGTGATGCCGCCGCAAGTGGTAGCCAATCCCCAAATATTACATTGGTCAGACGAGATGCAAAGTGGTGATGAAGGCTGTTTGTCGTTGCCCGGTGAACGTTGCAACATTCTACGACATCAAGCAATTGAAGTTCGCTATCAGGACCTGACTGGCGAGTGGTGTCAGGAGCAACTGACAGGGTTTGTTGCACGAATTTTCCAACATGAATATGACCACCTTAAGGGCATTACGCTCCGAGAACGCTTAGCACTGCAGCAGGAGGCGCAATCTTGA
- a CDS encoding SlyX family protein has product MQQMADRIEELETKLAFQELSLEELNQEVISLNKLVAEQQFQLQLILTKLKAIEPSNIATQSEETPPPHY; this is encoded by the coding sequence ATGCAACAAATGGCGGACAGAATTGAAGAACTTGAAACAAAGCTGGCGTTTCAGGAACTCAGTTTGGAAGAACTGAATCAGGAAGTGATTTCCCTGAACAAGTTAGTGGCCGAGCAACAATTCCAGTTACAGTTGATTTTAACTAAATTGAAAGCCATTGAACCCAGCAATATCGCGACCCAGAGTGAGGAAACTCCACCACCGCATTATTGA